One segment of Desulfosudis oleivorans Hxd3 DNA contains the following:
- a CDS encoding Tgt2/MlaC family protein, producing MRHFFSVLVFGLVMAITVLSVLPAATQETDERTRQVEALLKDRLDAVLVVLKNTDLAQAEKQDRIMSIIEPVIDFPLMAKLTLGRQHWSKLSADQQAEFVDLFVDRLKRSYLDKTALYSDQQVTYEQAVLEGNKVYAAMNIMTENKTVVVLYKFYSAHDAWKVYDVEVEGVSFIKSYMAQFNAILKNGTVEDLFTELKKPVTE from the coding sequence ATGAGACATTTTTTTTCAGTGTTGGTTTTCGGCCTGGTGATGGCCATTACTGTTTTATCGGTTCTGCCGGCCGCGACCCAGGAGACAGATGAGAGGACCCGTCAGGTGGAGGCCCTTCTGAAGGACCGGCTGGACGCTGTTCTGGTCGTGCTGAAAAACACCGATCTGGCGCAGGCTGAAAAGCAGGACCGGATCATGTCTATCATCGAGCCGGTCATCGATTTTCCCCTGATGGCTAAGCTGACCCTGGGCCGGCAGCACTGGTCAAAACTTTCCGCTGATCAGCAGGCCGAGTTTGTCGACCTTTTTGTCGACCGGCTCAAACGCTCCTACCTTGACAAGACCGCCCTCTACTCCGATCAGCAGGTGACCTATGAACAGGCCGTGCTTGAAGGCAACAAGGTTTACGCGGCCATGAACATCATGACAGAGAACAAGACCGTGGTGGTGCTGTATAAGTTCTATTCCGCTCATGATGCCTGGAAGGTCTATGACGTGGAGGTGGAGGGGGTCAGCTTCATCAAGAGTTACATGGCCCAGTTTAATGCCATTTTGAAAAACGGAACAGTGGAAGACCTGTTTACCGAACTTAAAAAACCGGTTACGGAATAA
- a CDS encoding MlaA family lipoprotein — MKKGDSGPGQAFIWTVLISAVMAFVLASPCYGVVDTVDLKLESSGFYLESPAAPGCDIDVEPDTGPVGEDGVDTPPAPLPSEDAAGDTVDTGTVDTDDDFGDFDEFDEFDAPEQPPVFDPLSGYNRVMTQVNDRLYYWVLKPMARGYKVVMPKPVRRGIGNAFENLGFPVRFANNALQGKVHSTGVETARFLINTTLGIGGLWDPAQQWMGVGPCDEDFGQTLGRYGLGGGFHVVLPVFGPSNVRDTVGRVADGFLNPVAYLEDADTSLAISAVRTINDTSLRLGQYEALTKDAVDLYILMRDGYEQYRRKKIEE, encoded by the coding sequence ATGAAAAAAGGCGATAGCGGACCTGGACAGGCATTTATATGGACGGTTCTGATATCGGCGGTGATGGCTTTTGTATTGGCTTCACCTTGCTATGGAGTGGTTGATACTGTTGATCTCAAGCTTGAATCGTCCGGTTTTTATCTTGAAAGTCCGGCTGCGCCGGGCTGCGACATCGACGTGGAGCCGGACACCGGCCCCGTCGGGGAGGATGGCGTGGATACGCCGCCAGCGCCTTTGCCATCAGAAGATGCGGCAGGAGATACCGTCGACACCGGAACCGTTGATACCGATGATGATTTCGGTGATTTTGACGAGTTTGACGAGTTTGATGCACCGGAACAGCCTCCCGTGTTTGATCCCCTGTCCGGTTATAACCGGGTGATGACCCAGGTAAACGACCGGCTCTACTACTGGGTGTTAAAACCGATGGCCCGGGGATATAAGGTGGTGATGCCGAAGCCGGTGCGGCGCGGCATCGGCAATGCGTTTGAAAACCTGGGGTTCCCGGTACGGTTTGCCAACAATGCCCTGCAGGGCAAGGTGCACAGTACCGGCGTGGAGACCGCGCGGTTTTTGATTAACACTACCCTGGGCATCGGCGGCCTGTGGGACCCGGCCCAGCAGTGGATGGGGGTTGGTCCGTGTGATGAGGATTTTGGCCAGACCCTGGGACGTTACGGTCTGGGCGGCGGATTTCACGTGGTGCTGCCCGTGTTCGGCCCGTCCAACGTGCGGGATACGGTGGGCAGGGTGGCCGATGGGTTCTTAAACCCCGTGGCCTACCTGGAGGATGCGGATACGTCCCTGGCGATTTCCGCAGTAAGGACCATCAACGATACATCCCTTCGACTCGGCCAGTACGAGGCACTTACAAAAGATGCCGTCGACCTGTATATTCTGATGCGGGATGGATATGAACAGTATCGGAGAAAAAAGATAGAGGAATAG
- a CDS encoding sodium ion-translocating decarboxylase subunit beta, whose translation MLDLTLNFLHNTGFFLADERYVLMLAIGCLLVYLGAAKRFEPLLLIPIGLGVIIGNIPFFEGFGLGIYEDNSVLHYLYFGVTSGVYPSIVFLGLGAMTDFSSLLAMPRLMLLGAAAQVGVFFTLLSALGLGFLPNEAASIAIIGGADGPTSIFLTAKLAPHLIGPIAIAAYSYMALIPVIQPPIMRLLTSRKERLIRMPNMREVSKKERMIFPVVGIMLCCLTAPASIPLLGPFFFGNFLKECGEAERLAQSARTVIMDAATIFLGMTVGASTQANVFLTPKSVGIFALGAVAFSVATASGIIFAKLMNLLLKQKINPLLGAAGVSAVPGSAREVHMMGQHEDKGNYLLMHAMACNSSGVIGSACAAGILWSFMVG comes from the coding sequence ATGCTTGACCTGACCCTGAACTTTCTTCACAACACCGGCTTTTTCCTTGCTGATGAACGCTACGTGCTGATGCTGGCCATCGGTTGTCTTCTGGTTTACCTGGGGGCCGCCAAACGGTTCGAGCCCCTGCTGCTGATTCCCATCGGCCTGGGGGTGATCATCGGCAACATTCCCTTTTTCGAGGGGTTCGGCCTGGGCATCTACGAAGACAACAGCGTGCTGCACTATTTATACTTCGGAGTCACGTCCGGTGTCTATCCCTCCATTGTCTTTCTCGGCCTGGGCGCCATGACCGATTTTTCCTCCCTGCTGGCCATGCCCCGGCTCATGCTGCTGGGCGCGGCAGCCCAGGTGGGTGTGTTTTTCACCCTGCTCTCGGCCCTGGGCCTGGGTTTTCTGCCCAACGAGGCGGCCTCCATTGCCATTATCGGCGGTGCCGATGGTCCCACCTCCATCTTCCTGACAGCCAAGCTGGCCCCCCACCTGATCGGCCCCATTGCCATTGCGGCTTACTCATATATGGCCCTGATTCCGGTGATCCAGCCACCCATCATGCGGCTGCTCACATCCCGCAAAGAACGGCTGATCCGCATGCCCAACATGCGGGAGGTCTCCAAAAAAGAGCGAATGATCTTTCCGGTGGTGGGTATCATGCTCTGCTGCCTCACGGCGCCGGCGTCGATCCCCCTGCTGGGGCCCTTCTTTTTCGGCAACTTTTTAAAGGAGTGCGGCGAGGCCGAGCGACTGGCCCAGAGCGCCCGAACCGTTATCATGGACGCGGCCACCATTTTTCTCGGCATGACCGTGGGCGCCAGCACACAGGCCAACGTGTTTCTGACCCCCAAGTCCGTCGGCATCTTTGCCCTGGGCGCCGTCGCCTTTTCCGTGGCCACAGCCTCGGGCATTATCTTTGCCAAACTCATGAACCTCCTTCTAAAACAGAAAATCAATCCCCTGCTGGGGGCCGCGGGCGTGTCGGCCGTTCCCGGATCGGCCCGGGAGGTTCACATGATGGGACAGCACGAGGACAAAGGCAACTATCTTCTCATGCATGCCATGGCGTGCAACTCCTCGGGCGTCATCGGCTCTGCCTGCGCGGCCGGAATTTTGTGGAGCTTCATGGTCGGCTAG
- a CDS encoding DUF4124 domain-containing protein — protein MKYPVFSFFLPAFAALLLTGQVASADIYKYIDDQGRVHYANSLESVPPRYRKQVEIKEELKSSPQEPAGTPAVAAPAPATSDGSNGANDFGESKAAALKAQEQSIQKEFEALKAEQAELIRLKEAADTPDKIENYHRKMERFQERFDAFHERRKAFEKEAREYNEKVRQSIEQTLKTLEAGEKQK, from the coding sequence ATGAAGTACCCGGTTTTTTCTTTTTTTCTCCCTGCTTTTGCTGCTCTCTTACTCACCGGGCAGGTGGCGTCTGCGGATATCTATAAGTACATAGACGACCAGGGCCGGGTCCATTACGCCAACAGTCTTGAGTCCGTCCCTCCCCGGTACCGCAAGCAGGTCGAAATCAAAGAGGAACTGAAATCCTCTCCACAGGAGCCGGCCGGTACACCGGCGGTGGCGGCTCCGGCCCCTGCCACATCGGACGGCAGTAACGGCGCCAACGATTTCGGCGAGTCCAAAGCAGCGGCCCTCAAAGCCCAAGAACAGTCCATCCAGAAAGAGTTTGAAGCCCTTAAGGCGGAGCAGGCTGAACTGATTCGTCTGAAGGAGGCCGCTGACACACCGGACAAAATAGAAAATTACCACCGGAAAATGGAGCGGTTCCAGGAACGCTTTGATGCCTTTCATGAAAGGCGGAAAGCCTTTGAAAAAGAGGCCCGGGAATACAACGAAAAGGTGCGTCAAAGCATTGAGCAAACCCTCAAGACGCTTGAAGCCGGGGAAAAACAGAAATAA